A genomic region of Sulfuricurvum sp. IAE1 contains the following coding sequences:
- the infC gene encoding translation initiation factor IF-3 codes for MSKKQDRVLMNEDIRVPEVRCVIDGGEALGIVSIKEAMDKANDMGLDLVLISPDAKPPVAKIMDYGKFHYQEEKKKKEARKKQTKVEVKEIKLSVKIADNDISYKVKHAREFLSEGKHVKFRVFLRGREMAHPEAAEAVLKKVWPMVEDVGTMDKAPAMEGRYCNMLVLPKKEDKK; via the coding sequence TTGAGTAAAAAACAAGACCGAGTCCTGATGAACGAAGATATCAGGGTCCCTGAGGTACGCTGCGTTATCGACGGCGGCGAAGCATTAGGTATCGTTTCCATTAAAGAAGCGATGGACAAAGCAAACGATATGGGGCTCGATCTCGTCCTCATCTCTCCGGATGCGAAACCCCCCGTCGCTAAAATCATGGACTACGGCAAGTTTCATTACCAAGAAGAGAAAAAGAAAAAAGAAGCGCGCAAGAAACAGACCAAAGTCGAAGTCAAAGAGATCAAGCTGTCGGTTAAAATTGCCGATAACGACATCAGCTATAAAGTCAAACATGCGCGCGAATTCCTAAGCGAAGGGAAACACGTCAAATTCCGCGTTTTCCTTCGCGGACGCGAAATGGCGCATCCTGAAGCCGCCGAAGCGGTCCTTAAAAAAGTATGGCCGATGGTCGAGGACGTCGGAACGATGGATAAAGCTCCCGCGATGGAAGGACGTTACTGCAACATGCTCGTTCTTCCGAAAAAAGAAGACAAAAAATAA
- the rplT gene encoding 50S ribosomal protein L20, with protein MPRVKTGVVRRRRHKKVLKLARGFYSGRRKHFRKAKEQLERSLVYAFRDRKQKKRDFRKLWIIRINAACRLNGMNYSTFMNGLKRANIELDRKILADMAMNDAAAFTALTAQAKSAL; from the coding sequence ATGCCAAGAGTTAAAACAGGTGTCGTAAGACGCAGACGTCATAAAAAAGTATTGAAACTTGCACGCGGTTTCTACAGCGGAAGACGCAAACATTTCCGTAAAGCGAAAGAGCAGCTCGAACGCTCACTCGTATACGCATTCCGCGACCGTAAACAGAAAAAACGGGACTTCCGTAAACTGTGGATCATCCGTATCAACGCGGCTTGCCGCCTTAACGGTATGAACTATTCGACTTTCATGAACGGTCTTAAACGTGCCAACATCGAACTTGATCGCAAAATCCTTGCCGATATGGCTATGAACGACGCGGCGGCATTTACCGCCCTCACCGCTCAGGCTAAATCAGCACTCTAA
- the dapF gene encoding diaminopimelate epimerase — translation MLQIAKYCASGNDFVIFHAFEKADRSELARTLCDRQNGIGADGLIVLVPHESLDFEWEFYNADGSTASMCGNGSRACAHYAWRFALAPASMSFLTGAGVIKARVEGSMVQSDLTPPRIVEREIDEAGMKWWLIDTGVPHLITFDADIDDFNIELARGLRHKYNANVNIAARNPDGTLRVRTYERGVEDETLACGTGMAASFYRANREGLVPDQTQVFPKSGETLYLGLEEGVITFKGEVKGVFETLWKW, via the coding sequence ATGCTCCAAATCGCCAAATACTGTGCCAGCGGCAACGATTTCGTTATTTTTCACGCGTTTGAAAAAGCCGACCGTTCCGAACTCGCCCGAACCCTCTGCGACCGGCAGAACGGGATCGGCGCAGACGGGCTGATCGTTCTGGTACCGCACGAAAGTCTCGATTTTGAGTGGGAATTCTACAATGCCGACGGTTCCACCGCCTCGATGTGCGGCAACGGCAGCCGTGCGTGCGCCCATTACGCCTGGCGTTTCGCTCTTGCGCCCGCATCGATGTCCTTTCTGACGGGAGCGGGAGTGATCAAAGCGCGGGTGGAAGGATCGATGGTGCAAAGCGATCTGACCCCTCCGCGTATCGTGGAACGGGAGATCGACGAAGCGGGAATGAAATGGTGGCTTATCGACACGGGGGTTCCCCATCTTATTACGTTTGATGCGGACATCGACGATTTCAACATCGAACTCGCACGCGGGTTACGCCATAAATACAACGCCAACGTCAATATCGCCGCACGCAACCCTGATGGAACATTACGGGTGCGCACGTACGAGCGCGGGGTGGAAGATGAAACCCTCGCATGTGGGACGGGGATGGCCGCGTCGTTTTATCGCGCCAACCGCGAAGGGCTTGTTCCGGACCAAACGCAGGTATTCCCCAAAAGCGGGGAGACGCTGTATCTGGGGCTCGAAGAGGGTGTGATTACTTTCAAAGGGGAAGTCAAAGGGGTGTTTGAGACGCTCTGGAAGTGGTAA
- a CDS encoding ribonuclease J: MTDDKTESQSQPQGESRNRRRRPFRNRNSRPAEGTGENQNQGEARAPRENRPPRGERPRNDNRAPRNERPRNDNRPPRGERPAEGAEGTNEAETNRSGRDRGRGGRRGAPSAPIDSNLRDFVGKNQDAHRNRLNPHYKLDLNSNEKVRITPLGGLGEIGGNITVIETENEAIIIDIGMSFPDEEMHGVDILVPDFSYLREIRKKIVAVIITHAHEDHIGGVPYFFKEMQFPIYGTPLPLAMIGNKFDEHHMRDFRRYFNPIVKRVPYKIGNDFEIEWMHMTHSIIDSSALAITTKAGTIIHTGDFKIDHTPVDGYTADLHRLAHYGEKGVLCLLSDSTNSYNKDWTPSELSVAPGFDRIFAKAEGRIIMSTFSSNIHRVYQAILAGMKYNRKVCVIGRSMERNLEVCMQYDYIKLPKNIFIDAEEANRMSDKDVLIVTTGSQGEPSSALFRMAIGEHRHIKIKPTDLIVLSARAIPGNEGSISGMLNYLQRAGAKVANDRDIHVSGHASMEEQKLMLRLTNPKFFLPVHGEYNHIQKHKETGIACGVPERNILLMSDGDCIEVGPKFMRKAKTVKTGKTYIDNQNNHQIEDDIVIDRQKMASEGMVVLVAQVSAADSHLLSKPLVTSFGLVADRHDKAFAAEMEDVLEHFLLNMKPGLIENPKALENDLRQVVRKHIYRKMKKYPLIVPHVFVM; encoded by the coding sequence ACGCGGCGAACGCCCCCGCAACGACAACCGTGCACCGCGTAATGAACGCCCGCGCAACGACAACCGCCCTCCACGCGGCGAACGCCCGGCCGAAGGTGCCGAAGGGACCAATGAAGCCGAAACCAACCGTTCGGGACGCGACCGTGGACGCGGCGGACGCCGCGGTGCCCCAAGCGCACCGATCGACTCCAACCTCCGCGACTTCGTCGGCAAAAATCAGGATGCGCACCGCAACCGTCTCAACCCGCACTACAAACTTGACCTCAACAGTAACGAAAAAGTGCGCATCACCCCGCTGGGCGGACTGGGCGAAATCGGCGGAAACATCACCGTCATCGAGACCGAAAACGAAGCGATCATCATCGATATCGGGATGAGCTTCCCGGACGAGGAGATGCACGGCGTCGACATCCTGGTCCCCGATTTCAGTTATCTGCGCGAGATCCGTAAGAAAATCGTCGCGGTCATCATTACCCATGCCCACGAAGACCATATCGGAGGCGTCCCCTACTTTTTCAAAGAGATGCAGTTCCCGATCTACGGAACCCCTCTTCCCCTTGCGATGATCGGTAACAAATTCGACGAGCATCACATGCGCGACTTCCGCCGCTACTTCAACCCTATCGTCAAACGGGTCCCCTACAAAATCGGTAACGATTTCGAAATCGAATGGATGCACATGACCCACTCCATCATCGATTCATCGGCCCTGGCGATCACGACCAAAGCCGGAACGATCATCCACACCGGAGACTTCAAAATCGACCACACGCCGGTTGACGGCTATACCGCCGACTTGCACCGTCTGGCGCACTACGGTGAAAAAGGGGTTCTGTGCCTCCTTTCGGATTCAACCAACTCTTACAACAAAGACTGGACGCCGAGCGAGCTCTCCGTCGCCCCTGGCTTCGACCGCATCTTCGCCAAAGCCGAGGGGCGCATCATCATGTCAACGTTCAGCTCGAACATCCACCGGGTCTACCAGGCAATCCTGGCGGGGATGAAATACAACCGGAAAGTGTGCGTCATCGGCCGTTCGATGGAGCGTAACCTCGAAGTATGTATGCAGTACGATTACATCAAACTTCCCAAAAACATCTTCATCGATGCCGAAGAAGCCAACCGCATGAGCGACAAGGACGTCCTGATCGTCACCACAGGAAGCCAGGGGGAGCCCAGCTCGGCGCTGTTCCGCATGGCGATCGGCGAACACCGCCACATCAAAATCAAACCTACCGACCTGATCGTCCTCTCCGCCCGTGCCATCCCGGGGAATGAAGGATCGATTTCGGGAATGCTCAACTATCTCCAGCGTGCGGGTGCCAAAGTTGCCAATGACCGCGATATCCACGTCTCAGGGCATGCAAGCATGGAAGAACAAAAACTGATGCTCCGCCTGACCAACCCGAAATTCTTTCTCCCGGTGCACGGGGAATACAACCATATCCAAAAACACAAAGAGACCGGGATTGCATGCGGCGTCCCCGAGCGCAACATCCTCTTGATGAGCGACGGAGACTGCATCGAAGTCGGTCCCAAATTCATGCGCAAAGCCAAAACGGTTAAAACGGGTAAAACCTACATCGATAACCAGAACAACCACCAGATCGAAGACGATATCGTCATCGACCGCCAGAAAATGGCATCCGAGGGGATGGTGGTTCTTGTCGCACAGGTCAGTGCCGCCGATTCGCATCTCCTCTCCAAACCCCTCGTTACGAGCTTCGGCCTAGTCGCCGACCGTCACGACAAAGCATTTGCCGCCGAGATGGAAGACGTTCTCGAACACTTCCTCCTGAACATGAAACCGGGACTCATCGAGAACCCCAAGGCGCTCGAAAACGATCTGCGCCAGGTGGTGCGCAAGCACATCTACCGCAAGATGAAAAAATATCCTCTCATCGTCCCTCACGTATTCGTTATGTAA
- the coaE gene encoding dephospho-CoA kinase (Dephospho-CoA kinase (CoaE) performs the final step in coenzyme A biosynthesis.) produces MPYRYAIALTGGIATGKSTVASLLALSGLRIIDADTISHRILDQNAGWVAEHFGDTFVKGDKVDRPALGKLVFADPDAKKELENFLHPKIRAAIEEESEKQDALGYPYLIDIPLFFETQSYPIKDSVVVYTPKALQLERFIKRNGFSEEESLRRIGSQMDIDEKKARATWVIDNSSNLKHLQGECEQFVETIKALYPVPKV; encoded by the coding sequence ATGCCGTATCGCTACGCCATTGCTTTGACCGGAGGGATCGCTACGGGTAAAAGCACCGTGGCCTCCCTTCTCGCCCTCAGCGGCCTTCGGATCATCGATGCCGACACCATTTCCCACCGGATACTCGACCAGAACGCCGGATGGGTTGCGGAACATTTCGGCGATACCTTCGTGAAAGGGGACAAGGTCGACCGCCCCGCACTGGGGAAATTGGTATTTGCCGATCCCGATGCCAAAAAAGAGCTCGAAAATTTTCTACATCCCAAAATCCGTGCGGCCATCGAGGAAGAGAGTGAAAAACAAGACGCCCTCGGCTACCCCTACCTGATCGATATTCCCCTCTTTTTCGAGACGCAGTCGTACCCCATAAAAGATTCGGTCGTCGTCTATACGCCCAAAGCCCTTCAGCTCGAACGCTTTATCAAGCGCAACGGTTTTTCGGAAGAGGAGTCCCTCCGCCGTATCGGGAGCCAGATGGACATCGACGAGAAAAAAGCACGCGCGACCTGGGTCATAGACAACTCTTCCAATCTCAAACACCTTCAGGGCGAATGCGAACAATTCGTCGAGACGATTAAAGCGCTCTATCCCGTCCCTAAGGTATAA
- the lspA gene encoding signal peptidase II translates to MPRAFAFLLLAAIAVFVVDQNIKAVFVEGFRHYTECIDLILVYNRGVAFSMFAFLEEALKWIQIALLAGVVGYTLWLKKNCYVVPVGIMVGAGASNVYDRFVHGGVVDYVYWHCGFDFAVFNFADVMIDFAVVWLLVLNFWPRYCKN, encoded by the coding sequence ATGCCTAGAGCATTTGCGTTTCTGCTGCTGGCCGCGATCGCCGTTTTCGTCGTCGATCAAAACATCAAGGCCGTTTTCGTCGAAGGATTCCGTCACTATACCGAATGCATCGACCTCATTTTGGTCTACAACCGCGGAGTGGCGTTTTCGATGTTCGCATTTCTCGAAGAGGCCCTCAAATGGATACAGATCGCCCTTCTTGCCGGGGTTGTGGGGTATACCTTGTGGCTCAAAAAGAACTGTTACGTCGTCCCGGTCGGGATCATGGTCGGAGCCGGAGCGTCGAACGTCTATGACCGGTTTGTTCACGGCGGGGTTGTCGATTACGTCTATTGGCACTGCGGATTCGATTTCGCGGTGTTCAATTTCGCCGACGTCATGATCGATTTTGCGGTAGTGTGGCTGCTGGTTTTGAATTTTTGGCCACGTTATTGTAAAAATTAA
- the prfA gene encoding peptide chain release factor 1: MLADKLTPFINRYNEITELLSSPDIGNDVKRMTELSKEQSSLQSIYAKATEYKKLLADIDENKGLIFDSELGELAKEELRSLEPRIEPLEEEIKKLLIPADPNDKRNIYIELRAGTGGDEAALFVGDLFNAYVRYADLKGWKIELMSTSPSDAGGYKEIIALIKGDQVYSRLKYEAGTHRVQRVPATESQGRVHTSAITVAVMPEVDDVEITINENDLKIDVMRSSGCGGQSVNTTDSAVRITHLPTGIVVTNQDEKSQHKNKDKAMKILKARLYEMQMEEAKEKEMAERKEQVGSGDRSGRIRTYNYPQNRISDHRINLTLYRLDEIMQGGLMDDIIEPLIADAQAKLMEQNGL; encoded by the coding sequence ATGTTAGCCGACAAACTCACCCCTTTTATCAACCGTTATAACGAGATCACCGAACTGCTCAGTTCCCCCGATATCGGCAACGACGTCAAACGGATGACCGAACTCTCCAAAGAGCAGTCCTCATTGCAGAGCATCTACGCCAAGGCGACCGAGTATAAAAAGCTCCTTGCCGACATCGACGAAAACAAAGGGCTTATCTTCGATTCCGAGCTGGGCGAACTGGCCAAAGAGGAACTCAGATCCCTCGAACCCCGGATCGAACCCCTCGAAGAAGAGATCAAAAAACTCCTGATCCCTGCCGATCCTAACGACAAGCGCAACATCTACATCGAGCTGCGTGCCGGCACCGGCGGAGATGAGGCGGCATTGTTCGTCGGTGATTTGTTCAACGCCTACGTCCGTTACGCCGACCTCAAGGGATGGAAAATCGAGCTGATGAGTACCAGCCCGTCCGATGCTGGGGGATACAAAGAGATCATCGCCCTCATCAAAGGTGACCAGGTCTATTCGCGCCTCAAATACGAAGCGGGAACCCACCGGGTTCAGCGGGTCCCCGCGACCGAATCGCAGGGGCGTGTCCACACCTCGGCGATCACCGTTGCGGTGATGCCCGAAGTCGACGACGTGGAAATCACGATCAACGAAAACGATCTGAAAATCGACGTCATGCGCTCCTCCGGCTGCGGCGGCCAAAGCGTTAACACGACCGACTCTGCGGTGCGGATCACCCATCTTCCGACCGGAATCGTCGTCACCAACCAGGATGAGAAATCGCAGCACAAAAACAAAGACAAAGCGATGAAGATCCTCAAGGCGCGTCTGTATGAAATGCAGATGGAAGAGGCCAAGGAAAAAGAGATGGCCGAGCGGAAAGAGCAGGTCGGTTCTGGGGACCGTTCAGGGCGGATCCGCACCTACAACTATCCCCAGAACCGCATCTCCGACCACCGGATCAACCTTACCCTCTATCGTCTTGACGAGATCATGCAAGGGGGACTGATGGACGATATCATCGAACCTTTGATTGCGGACGCGCAGGCGAAGCTGATGGAGCAGAACGGGCTTTAA
- the thyX gene encoding FAD-dependent thymidylate synthase yields MKVTLHHHTPLVICSDAIRTCWQSFDKSDNGGEKDRELIDRVGNKFKHASTLEHLVYNFYIEGISRALLQELARHRMASLSVKSTRYTLKELKDEEPFAIDHKERASKYLVMTDVPVVDEMSIRALENLRAVLVEGISNDRAKYCLPESYKTELTWTINARSLQNFISLRSDKAALWEIRDLAHAVYEALPEEHRYLFENSLKEEH; encoded by the coding sequence ATGAAAGTCACCCTTCATCACCATACTCCACTCGTAATCTGTTCCGACGCCATCCGCACCTGCTGGCAGAGCTTTGACAAAAGCGACAACGGCGGTGAAAAAGACCGGGAGCTCATCGATCGCGTCGGAAACAAATTCAAGCATGCCTCGACACTTGAACACCTCGTCTACAACTTCTATATCGAAGGGATCAGCCGGGCGCTCCTCCAGGAGCTTGCCCGGCACCGTATGGCCAGTCTGAGCGTCAAAAGCACGCGCTACACCCTTAAAGAGCTCAAAGACGAAGAGCCGTTTGCGATCGACCACAAGGAACGGGCCTCAAAATACCTCGTGATGACCGATGTCCCGGTCGTTGACGAAATGAGCATTCGTGCGCTCGAAAACTTGCGTGCCGTACTGGTAGAGGGTATCAGCAACGATCGGGCCAAATACTGCCTTCCCGAGAGCTACAAAACCGAACTCACCTGGACAATCAATGCCCGAAGTCTTCAGAATTTTATCTCTTTGCGCAGCGACAAAGCCGCACTCTGGGAGATTCGTGACCTGGCGCACGCCGTCTATGAGGCTTTGCCCGAAGAGCACCGATACCTGTTCGAAAATTCACTCAAAGAGGAACACTGA
- a CDS encoding spermidine synthase → MKTFIYPEMMVHVPMCTHKNPRSVLVSSDEAGLLGAELARYRDVEAVYAPTAQLLNTLRDALDNSADVVILDTQCDDAAVLAHLNRVLKNDGLCVLRHRDLDEVEANTKLMQILGNYFKIIMPYTVGDGTTLLLCSKEYHPTADLILQRSDLLEGQNYYNCDIHTAAFAMPQYIRKNYLGIIRN, encoded by the coding sequence ATGAAAACGTTTATTTACCCCGAAATGATGGTCCACGTTCCGATGTGTACCCATAAAAATCCCCGATCGGTGCTGGTTTCGAGCGATGAAGCCGGCCTTCTGGGAGCCGAACTGGCGCGGTATCGTGACGTTGAAGCGGTGTATGCCCCCACCGCACAACTGCTCAATACCCTGCGCGACGCGCTGGATAACAGCGCGGACGTCGTGATCCTGGACACACAATGCGACGATGCGGCGGTATTGGCCCATCTGAACCGCGTTCTCAAAAACGACGGGTTGTGCGTTCTCCGCCATCGGGACCTCGACGAGGTCGAAGCCAATACGAAACTGATGCAGATACTCGGCAACTATTTCAAAATTATCATGCCCTATACCGTCGGGGACGGAACGACGCTGCTATTGTGCTCCAAAGAGTACCATCCCACCGCGGATCTGATTTTGCAGCGCAGCGACCTCCTCGAAGGACAAAACTACTACAACTGCGATATCCATACGGCCGCTTTCGCCATGCCGCAGTACATCCGCAAAAATTATCTGGGAATCATCCGCAACTGA
- the thrS gene encoding threonine--tRNA ligase, with protein sequence MDIIAIKHNDQIVDLQTAQALGISGEEIAYDNSPEALEVIRHSCAHLMAEAIKKLYPEAKFFVGPVVKEGFYYDFKVNAHIGEEDLKTIEKTMQEIVKKKEAITRYEITKDEARAKFADDHLKQAVMDRIPSETVSIYKQGEFEDLCRGPHLPSVGLLRNFKLTKISGAYLGGDSQNEMLTRIYGIAFADKESLKNYLEMMAEAEKRDHRKIGAEMKLFTFREEVGAGFPIWLPAGARMRSRLEQLLFKAHRKRGYEPVRGPEMLRSDLWKVSGHYQNYGENMYFTHIDELEFGVKPMNCVGHIKVYEHDLHSYRDLPLKYFEYGVVHRHEMTGALHGLFRVREFTQDDAHIFCTAEQIEEQIIEIVDFIDGIMKSFGFEYKMMISTKPEKAVGDDAVWEISTNALKTALDKHSLKYDIDEGGGAFYGPKIDIKILDAIGREWQCGTVQLDFNLPERFELEYNGEENVKIQPVMIHRAILGSFERFIGILTEHYAGEFPMFIAPTQVAIVPIAEPHVAYARELGDKLMDLGADYEIFDKNESLNKRIRTAEKGRVPMIIVLGDEEVNSRNVAVRDRRKREQYNLSEEEFLALVKNKINEVHF encoded by the coding sequence ATGGATATTATTGCGATCAAACATAACGATCAGATTGTCGATTTGCAAACCGCTCAGGCGCTGGGAATCAGCGGCGAAGAGATTGCCTACGACAATTCTCCCGAAGCGCTGGAAGTGATCCGCCACTCATGCGCCCACCTGATGGCCGAAGCGATCAAAAAACTCTATCCCGAAGCAAAATTTTTCGTCGGTCCCGTCGTCAAAGAGGGATTTTATTACGATTTCAAGGTCAATGCCCATATCGGTGAAGAGGATCTTAAAACGATCGAAAAAACGATGCAGGAGATCGTCAAGAAAAAAGAGGCGATTACGCGTTACGAGATTACCAAAGACGAAGCGCGCGCAAAGTTTGCCGACGACCACCTCAAACAGGCGGTCATGGATCGCATTCCCAGCGAGACGGTGTCGATTTACAAGCAGGGCGAATTCGAAGACCTCTGCCGCGGGCCGCATTTGCCAAGCGTTGGGCTTCTGCGTAACTTCAAGCTGACCAAGATTTCGGGTGCTTACCTGGGCGGCGACAGCCAAAACGAGATGCTGACCCGCATCTACGGTATTGCGTTCGCGGACAAGGAATCGCTTAAAAACTACCTGGAGATGATGGCCGAAGCCGAAAAACGGGACCACCGCAAAATCGGTGCGGAGATGAAACTCTTCACGTTCCGCGAAGAGGTCGGAGCAGGATTCCCGATCTGGCTGCCGGCGGGTGCACGGATGCGATCGCGCCTGGAGCAGCTGCTGTTCAAAGCCCATCGCAAGCGCGGTTATGAACCGGTACGCGGTCCCGAGATGCTGCGTTCGGATTTGTGGAAAGTTTCGGGGCACTACCAAAATTACGGCGAAAACATGTACTTCACCCACATCGACGAACTTGAGTTCGGGGTGAAACCGATGAACTGCGTCGGTCACATCAAGGTGTACGAACATGATTTGCATTCGTACCGAGACCTGCCGCTCAAATATTTCGAGTACGGGGTGGTTCACCGACACGAAATGACTGGGGCTTTGCACGGGTTGTTCCGCGTCCGCGAGTTTACCCAGGATGACGCCCACATCTTCTGTACGGCCGAGCAGATCGAGGAACAGATCATCGAGATCGTCGATTTCATCGACGGGATCATGAAGTCGTTCGGGTTCGAGTACAAAATGATGATCTCCACCAAGCCCGAAAAAGCGGTCGGTGACGATGCGGTGTGGGAGATCTCGACGAACGCGCTTAAAACCGCCCTCGACAAACACAGCCTCAAATACGACATCGACGAAGGCGGCGGGGCGTTTTACGGACCGAAGATCGATATTAAAATCCTCGATGCGATCGGCCGTGAATGGCAGTGCGGGACCGTACAGCTCGACTTCAACCTGCCCGAGCGTTTCGAACTCGAATACAACGGCGAAGAGAATGTCAAAATACAGCCGGTGATGATCCACCGTGCGATTTTAGGTTCATTTGAGCGTTTTATTGGTATATTGACGGAGCATTACGCTGGGGAATTCCCGATGTTTATCGCTCCGACGCAGGTTGCGATCGTTCCGATCGCCGAGCCGCACGTAGCCTATGCGCGCGAACTGGGCGATAAGCTGATGGACCTCGGAGCCGATTACGAGATTTTCGATAAAAACGAAAGCCTCAACAAACGGATCCGTACGGCGGAAAAAGGGCGGGTTCCGATGATCATCGTGTTGGGCGATGAGGAGGTGAACTCCAGAAACGTTGCGGTACGTGACCGCCGCAAACGCGAACAATACAACCTGAGCGAGGAAGAGTTCCTTGCTCTCGTCAAAAACAAAATAAATGAGGTACATTTTTGA
- the rpmI gene encoding 50S ribosomal protein L35 — protein MPKMKSVKGAVKRFKVKKNGTIKRGTAFRSHILTKQDAATRRKQNTPKVVAKVDEKAIKKMIVG, from the coding sequence ATGCCAAAAATGAAGTCGGTTAAAGGGGCGGTAAAACGCTTCAAAGTAAAGAAAAACGGCACTATCAAACGTGGTACAGCGTTCCGCAGCCACATTTTGACAAAGCAAGATGCAGCTACCCGTCGCAAGCAAAACACTCCTAAAGTGGTTGCTAAAGTAGACGAAAAAGCGATCAAAAAAATGATCGTAGGCTAA
- the glmM gene encoding phosphoglucosamine mutase, with translation MKLFGTDGVRGEAGSFLTAELAMRVAMAAGIYFRDHARTKKILVGKDTRRSGYMIENAIVSGLTAVGYDVVQIGPMPTPAIAFLTENMRCDAGIMISASHNPYEDNGIKFFDAHGNKLSEEIEAQIEAIAHDRARLEEGHVTGKKIGSAKRIDDVIGRYIVQLKNSFSRELTLQGLRIVLDTANGAGYKVGPTVLEELGAEVIVLHDKPNGFNINEGCGALHTKDVREAVKQYRADIGLALDGDADRLIVVDENGEEVDGDQILGALGLFLHRSGNLTGGGIVATVMSNQALEDAMNAEGLKLFRSNVGDKYVLEQMRENGINFGGEQSGHIVMHDYAKTGDGLVSALQVLALLLTSGEKASRVLRPFELYPQKLVNIKVKTKKPLERIEGLEDELKNVEAQHMRHLIRYSGTENKLRILLEGKDAKVMEKEMERLVAFFEKALNA, from the coding sequence ATGAAACTTTTTGGAACCGATGGGGTACGGGGAGAAGCAGGGTCATTTTTGACGGCGGAATTGGCGATGCGGGTGGCGATGGCGGCCGGGATCTATTTCCGCGATCACGCACGGACGAAAAAAATTCTGGTCGGTAAAGATACCCGCCGAAGCGGCTACATGATCGAAAACGCCATCGTCAGCGGCCTTACGGCAGTCGGATACGATGTCGTCCAGATCGGTCCCATGCCGACCCCCGCGATTGCGTTTCTGACCGAAAACATGCGCTGTGACGCGGGAATCATGATTTCGGCGAGCCATAACCCCTACGAAGACAACGGGATCAAATTCTTCGACGCCCACGGCAACAAGCTTTCCGAAGAGATCGAGGCGCAGATTGAGGCGATTGCCCACGACAGAGCCCGCCTCGAAGAGGGGCACGTGACCGGGAAAAAGATCGGTTCGGCCAAGAGGATCGACGACGTGATCGGGCGCTACATCGTGCAGCTCAAAAATTCGTTCAGCCGCGAATTGACATTGCAGGGGCTTCGGATCGTCCTGGATACCGCCAACGGAGCGGGGTACAAAGTAGGGCCGACGGTACTCGAGGAGCTCGGAGCCGAGGTGATCGTCCTGCACGACAAACCCAACGGATTTAACATCAACGAAGGGTGCGGGGCGCTCCATACCAAAGACGTCCGTGAAGCGGTCAAACAGTACCGCGCCGACATCGGACTTGCGCTGGACGGCGATGCGGACCGCCTGATCGTGGTGGATGAAAACGGCGAGGAGGTAGACGGCGACCAGATTCTCGGAGCGCTCGGGCTCTTTTTGCACCGCAGCGGGAATCTCACGGGAGGCGGCATCGTTGCGACGGTGATGAGCAACCAGGCGCTTGAAGACGCGATGAACGCCGAAGGGTTGAAGCTGTTCCGTTCCAACGTCGGGGACAAATACGTACTGGAGCAAATGCGCGAAAACGGGATCAATTTCGGCGGTGAGCAAAGCGGACACATCGTCATGCACGATTACGCCAAAACCGGAGACGGGCTGGTGAGCGCGCTCCAGGTTCTGGCGCTTCTCCTCACCTCGGGCGAAAAAGCAAGCCGCGTTTTGCGGCCGTTCGAACTCTATCCGCAAAAACTCGTCAACATCAAAGTCAAAACGAAAAAGCCGCTTGAGCGGATCGAAGGGCTCGAAGACGAACTCAAAAACGTCGAAGCGCAGCACATGCGCCATCTGATCCGCTATTCGGGGACCGAGAACAAACTCCGTATCCTGCTGGAAGGGAAAGACGCCAAAGTGATGGAAAAAGAGATGGAGCGCCTCGTGGCGTTTTTCGAGAAGGCATTGAATGCCTAG
- the rpsT gene encoding 30S ribosomal protein S20 → MANHKSALKRIRQTEKRTERNRFYRTRIKNIVKAVRTAVEAGNKDEAKAALVIANANLHKYVSKGVLKKETAARKVSRLHLAVNKLA, encoded by the coding sequence ATGGCAAACCATAAGTCAGCATTGAAACGTATCCGCCAGACGGAAAAGCGTACAGAACGCAACCGGTTTTACCGCACACGTATCAAAAACATCGTTAAAGCAGTTCGCACTGCCGTTGAAGCAGGCAACAAAGACGAGGCAAAAGCCGCTCTTGTTATCGCTAACGCCAACCTTCACAAATATGTTAGCAAAGGTGTCTTGAAAAAAGAGACTGCCGCTCGCAAAGTCAGCCGCCTCCACCTCGCCGTCAACAAACTGGCGTAA